One window from the genome of Tachypleus tridentatus isolate NWPU-2018 chromosome 11, ASM421037v1, whole genome shotgun sequence encodes:
- the LOC143232502 gene encoding synaptotagmin-12-like, producing MSDLDVAITLTGISIIIAAILYALCRLLGGWTWLRTWLTGTKEETAHLTKSEDFGIKGYSNMVKSESDLAIDASGNYKHYDNVTNDVKIVDEIKPTEDETDSTSLTPLPRPEPYQTPTPQPSEIQTTPTEKIIRQPCSGSERQNSLESFLPEVLDFDNSSTKLQRAISCDSVSSDTSVVLETMESPQNNGELEIGFEYDSETEDLIVIVNQARDLVGPNPNVAVDSYVRVLLLPDKTTNMQTRVQRRTNDPVFKERFLFGVDSRELSQRSVLCYVYTSDKYTNTLIGDVEIKLIDIDLTKPHLRWMSIIDSNKKPTDLGDLMFSLSYLPTAERLTVVVVKARNIKFPAGQETGSPFVKVYLLQNGKKISKKKTSIKKEDKNPIFNEAMIFSVPTNALQQNIQLRMTVAEYQGEGKAPSLGHVFVGSQCRGKSLSHWNQMMSSLRKPIAMWHPLRK from the exons ATGTCAGATTTAGACGTTGCTATTACTCTTACTGGCATCAGTATTATTATCGCCGCCATCTTGTACGCCTTATGCCGATTACTCGGTGGCTGGACATGGCTACGTACTTGGTTGACCGGAACCAAGGAGGAAACAGCACATTTGACGAAGAGCGAAGACTTTGGTATAAAGGGATACAGCAATATG gtAAAATCTGAGTCTGATCTGGCCATAGACGCAAGTGGAAACTATAAGCACTATGACAACGTCACAAATGATGTTAAAATAGTAGATGAAATCAAACCTACGGAAGACGAAACTGATTCAACATCGCTCACGCCTCTGCCTCGTCCTGAACCCTATCAGACACCTACACCACAACCTTCAGAGATCCAAACAACACCTACAGAGAAGATTATTAGACAGCCTTGCAGTGGTAGCGAAAGACAAAATAGTCTAGAATCTTTTCTACCTGAAGTTCTAG ATTTTGATAACTCAAGTACCAAACTTCAGAGGGCGATATCATGCGACAGTGTTAGTTCTGATACGTCCGTTGTGTTAGAAACAATGGAGTCACCTCAAAACAATGGTGAACTGGAGATAGGGTTTGAATATGATAG TGAAACGGAAGATCTCATCGTTATTGTTAACCAAGCACGAGATCTGGTTGGACCGAACCCTAACGTAGCTGTTGATAGCTACGTCAGGGTATTACTATtacctgataaaacaacaaacatgcaGACACGG gTTCAAAGACGTACGAATGATCCAGTTTTTAAAGAAAGGTTTTTGTTCGGTGTTGATAGTCGAGAACTGAGTCAACGATCGGTGCTTTGTTACGTTTATACATCAGACAAATATACGAACACCTTAATAGGAGATGTAGAAATAAAGCTAATAGATATTGATCTTACTAAACCTCACTTACGCTGGATGTCCATTATAGATTCAAATAAA AAACCAACAGATCTCGGTGACCTCATGTTCTCTTTGAGTTACTTGCCAACAGCAGAAAGACTGACAGTGGTTGTGGTCAAGGCAAGAAATATAAAGTTTCCAGCTGGTCAGGAAACTGGat ctcCATTTGTTAAGGTCTACCTTCTTCAGAACGGTAAGAAAATTAGTAAGAAAAAAACATCcataaaaaaagaagacaaaaatcCCATCTTTAACGAAGCCATGATTTTCTCCGTTCCAACCAATGCTTTACAG CAAAATATCCAGCTTCGCATGACAGTGGCTGAATACCAAGGTGAAGGCAAAGCACCCTCTTTAGGACATGTTTTTGTTGGTTCTCAATGTCGAGGAAAATCTTTGTCTCATTGGAATCAGATGATGTCTTCTCTTCGAAAACCTATCGCCATGTGGCATCCTTTACGAAAATGA